One Rosa chinensis cultivar Old Blush chromosome 3, RchiOBHm-V2, whole genome shotgun sequence DNA window includes the following coding sequences:
- the LOC112194099 gene encoding vitellogenin-1 — protein MVSEITEEKDDESSYFVDPQVQKERIWRIIEYQKSLYQSSASSSSSSSSAASCSSFSSSQKRSSSLSLVQGGNTSSQISEIIEEKNDEDSCCVDPEAQRERIRRIIEHQKSLWQSSSSSSSLSSSAASCSSFSSSRKSGSLLSLMKVGNTSLKRLFEMEHTSLANHFDDLSGSPVIKPILLWGSDTDNEREIYNPWPSIMQFGPRNDSRIDRQSKFASDGSVIESDGFHNREVRTGNRKLTRKKSFRRLPGFGIWRCGGYRMRLRLRRLRIAFCRRKY, from the coding sequence ATGGTATCGGAAATAACTGAAGAGAAGGATGATGAGAGTAGTTATTTTGTTGATCCACAAGTCCAGAAGGAGAGAATATGGCGTATTATAGAGTATCAGAAGTCTCTTTATCAGTCTTCTGcttcgtcatcttcctcttcatcctcTGCTGCCTCATGTTCCTCGTTCTCTTCATCTCAAAAAAGAAGCAGTTCGTTAAGTTTGGTTCAAGGAGGAAACACGTCTTCGCAGATATCAGAAATAATTGAAGAGAAGAATGATGAGGACAGTTGTTGTGTTGATCCAGAAGCTCAGAGGGAAAGGATAAGGCGGATTATAGAGCATCAGAAATCACTTTGGCAATCTTCGTCTTCCTCATCTTCCTTGTCTTCCTCTGCtgcttcttgttcttcattttcttcatcaCGAAAAAGTGGCAGTTTGCTGAGTTTGATGAAAGTAGGAAATACATCCTTGAAGAGATTATTTGAGATGGAGCATACTAGTCTGGCTAACCATTTTGATGATTTGAGTGGCTCACCTGTAATTAAGCCTATCCTTCTCTGGGGCAGTGATACAGACAATGAACGTGAAATATATAATCCCTGGCCATCCATCATGCAGTTTGGCCCCAGAAATGATTCTAGGATTGATAGGCAAAGTAAGTTTGCTTCAGATGGTAGTGTCATTGAAAGTGATGGTTTCCATAATAGAGAGGTAAGAACTGGCAATCGGAAGTTGACTAGGAAGAAGTCCTTTAGGAGATTGCCAGGATTTGGCATATGGAGATGCGGAGGATATAGAATGAGATTAAGGTTGAGACGGCTTAGGATTGCTTTTTGTAGAAGAAAATACTGA
- the LOC112193034 gene encoding 30S ribosomal protein S31, chloroplastic, with translation MASLILGALPIPSQSLALNSRISFSQSETLAVSLPSPTASLSISTATSPSVPSVYCGRGDKKTERGKRFNHSFGNARPRNKKKGRGPPRVPVPAAPPKKDKFEDDSVVKVEIDESLS, from the exons ATGGCTTCACTCATACTCGGAGCTCTTCCTATCCCCTCCCAATCGCTCGCTCTGAACTCTCGCATTTCGTTTTCTCAATCCGAAACCCTAGCCGTTTCACTTCCTTCTCCCACTGCTTCGCTCTCAATTTCCACCGCTACTTCTCCCTCAGTCCCTTCAG TGTACTGTGGCAGAGGCGATAAGAAAACCGAAAGAGGAAAGCGTTTCAATCACTCTTTCGGAAAT GCGAGGCCAAGGAACAAGAAGAAAGGGAGAGGACCGCCTAGGGTTCCGGTACCGGCGGCTCCGCCTAAGAAAGATAAGTTTGAGGACGATTCGGTCGTCAAGGTTGAAATTGATGAGTCCTTGTCTTAG
- the LOC112193033 gene encoding lactosylceramide 4-alpha-galactosyltransferase translates to MMSSRIDSRLLSLAKFHIFCTVSLVAIIFIIYADGIIYTDSQNSVELKDKAVSQVLQTHSIERQFIKSDITRKALRSMQENVLDVVEVDTEDTSPVVAPFNVTEEERISWFREKLPEFVIFDSDEKALQFHGRVLEFFDHKCDTQFFMTWISPARSFGSREFLSMESVFRAHPRGCLMILSRTMDSRRGYRLLKPLQDRGFKVHAVTPDLSFLFKNTPAEAWFAEMKTGNRDPGEIPLAQNLSNLLRLAVLYKYGGVYLDTDFIVMKSFSGLRNSIGAQSMDAVSKNWTRLNNAVLVFDMNHPLLRKFIEEFALTFDGNKWGHNGPYLVSRVVQRVQNRPGYNFTVLPRMAFYPVDWSRIGGLFKKPKNHADTKWINAKLLQLSEETYGVHLWNKQSSRVLIEEGSIMQRLISDHCVICKDIYSS, encoded by the coding sequence ATGATGAGTAGCCGAATCGACAGCCGCCTACTTAGCCTGGCGAAGTTCCACATCTTCTGCACTGTATCACTTGTtgcaatcatcttcatcatttATGCAGATGGTATCATATATACTGATTCCCAAAACTCGGTTGAGTTGAAAGATAAAGCTGTTTCTCAGGTGCTGCAGACTCATAGTATCGAACGCCAGTTCATCAAGTCTGATATAACTCGTAAAGCGCTGCGTTCTATGCAAGAAAATGTCCTTGATGTCGTTGAAGTTGATACAGAAGATACAAGTCCTGTTGTTGCTCCTTTCAATGTCactgaagaagaaagaatcagCTGGTTTCGGGAAAAGCTGCCCGAATTTGTGATTTTTGATTCAGACGAGAAGGCGCTGCAGTTTCATGGTAGAGTTCTTGAATTCTTTGACCATAAGTGTGATACTCAGTTCTTCATGACATGGATATCGCCTGCGAGGTCTTTTGGAAGCAGAGAATTCCTGTCGATGGAGAGTGTATTCAGAGCTCACCCTCGTGGTTGCTTGATGATTCTTTCGAGAACCATGGACTCCAGGCGAGGTTACAGGCTTCTGAAACCGCTGCAGGATCGCGGGTTCAAAGTTCATGCTGTGACGCCAGACTTGTCATTTCTGTTCAAGAACACCCCAGCTGAGGCCTGGTTTGCTGAGATGAAGACAGGCAACAGAGACCCTGGTGAGATTCCATTAGCTCAGAACCTGTCTAATTTATTGAGACTTGCAGTTTTATACAAGTATGGAGGTGTGTACCTGGACACGGATTTCATTGTCATGAAATCATTTTCGGGGTTGAGGAACTCAATCGGTGCACAAAGTATGGATGCAGTGTCGAAAAACTGGACCAGACTGAACAATGCAGTGCTGGTGTTTGATATGAATCATCCTCTTCTGCGCAAATTCATCGAGGAGTTTGCCTTGACTTTTGATGGGAATAAATGGGGTCACAATGGACCCTATCTTGTTTCCAGAGTGGTCCAAAGAGTGCAAAACAGACCTGGATATAACTTTACAGTCCTGCCTCGTATGGCTTTCTATCCAGTGGATTGGTCTAGAATTGGGGGCTTGTTTAAGAAACCGAAAAACCATGCTGACACTAAATGGATAAACGCGAAGCTGCTTCAGCTTAGTGAGGAGACTTATGGAGTACACCTATGGAACAAGCAAAGTAGCAGAGTACTAATCGAAGAAGGAAGCATTATGCAGAGATTAATCTCCGATCACTGCGTCATCTGTAAAGACATATATAGTTCTTAA
- the LOC112194908 gene encoding lactosylceramide 4-alpha-galactosyltransferase: MKRISQKVLDYRLLRRTVESPVFTTLAFAAIFFFIYADTIVSNLPMPPAFLSSSHEHHLDDHQTTETESVRKLAIQEKIDEFANAEPLDPLIPPDNVTKEERLVWFRRKLPELEILKSNNFTQKFHSRVLEFLNNGCSSQFYMIWLSPAKSFGKREFLAMDTLFKSHPKGCLMIISKSMDSGLGYRILKPLLDREFKILAITPDLPFLVKNTPAESWLDEMKSGRRDPGHIPLSQNLSNLIRLAILYKYGGVYLDTDFIILKDFSGLRNAVGAQSIDSESKNWTRLNGAVMIFDIQHPLLRDFLYEFASTFNGNKWGHNGPYLVSRVIKKVGSTPGYNLTVLPPEAFYPVDWNRIWRLYRKPKKDLESRWVERILNELNEGETYAVHLWNKRSRALAIEEGSVMARLISEHCVICQDIYSS; encoded by the coding sequence ATGAAAAGAATATCCCAGAAAGTGCTTGATTATAGGCTCCTTAGGCGCACTGTCGAATCCCCTGTCTTCACCACCCTCGCATTTGCTGCCatattcttcttcatctatGCAGACACCATCGTCTCTAACCTTCCCATGCCACCTGCTTTCTTGAGCTCAAGTCATGAACATCATCTTGATGATCACCAGACCACCGAGACTGAGAGCGTAAGGAAACTCGCCATCCAAGAAAAGATTGATGAATTTGCAAATGCTGAACCTCTGGATCCCCTGATTCCTCCAGACAATGTCACGAAAGAGGAGAGACTTGTGTGGTTCCGGCGCAAACTCCCAGAACTTGAGATACTCAAATCCAATAATTTTACGCAGAAATTCCACAGTCGGGTGCTCGAGTTCCTCAACAATGGATGCAGCAGTCAATTCTACATGATATGGCTTTCACCGGCAAAGTCATTTGGGAAAAGAGAGTTCTTGGCCATGGACACCCTCTTCAAATCTCACCCTAAAGGCTGCTTGATGATCATCTCTAAATCCATGGATTCAGGACTGGGATACAGAATCCTGAAGCCACTTCTGGATCGAGAATTCAAAATCCTCGCGATCACGCCAGACTTACCATTTCTAGTGAAGAACACACCAGCTGAGTCTTGGCTTGATGAAATGAAGAGTGGGAGAAGGGACCCAGGTCACATTCCATTGTCTCAAAACCTATCAAATCTTATTAGGCTGGCAATTCTGTACAAATACGGAGGTGTATACTTAGATACAGACTTCATAATTCTGAAGGACTTCTCTGGTTTGAGGAATGCAGTTGGGGCACAAAGTATAGACTCGGAGTCCAAAAACTGGACTAGACTAAATGGTGCAGTGATGATCTTTGACATACAGCATCCACTTTTGAGAGACTTCTTGTATGAATTTGCTTCAACTTTTAATGGAAACAAATGGGGTCACAATGGACCATACTTGGTTTCAAGGGTGATTAAGAAAGTGGGAAGTACACCTGGTTATAACCTTACGGTTTTGCCTCCGGAGGCATTTTATCCGGTGGACTGGAATAGGATTTGGAGGCTTTATAGGAAGCCAAAGAAGGATTTGGAATCAAGATGGGTGGAAAGGATATTGAATGAGTTGAATGAAGGGGAGACTTATGCCGTGCACCTGTGGAACAAGCGAAGTAGAGCATTGGCCATTGAGGAGGGAAGTGTCATGGCTAGACTAATCTCAGAGCACTGTGTCATCTGCCAGGACATTTATAGTTCTTAA
- the LOC112192801 gene encoding putative receptor-like protein kinase At3g47110: MSTVLESATPPTFGNESDLLALLDFKRSITKDPRHIMSSWNNSIPFCSWAGVTCNPSNNRVIILNLEAQELEGFIPPSIGNLTYLTQLNLTDNKFRGGIPQELGRLLRLQQLNLMANSLRGNIPTNISHCSQLRVLDLGDNGLTGPIPDQLSSLFELTHLWLDTNILTGSVPAWLGNFSSLYAFSFGENNLQGSIPSELGGLTSLRRFVLADNNLSGTVPSSIYNISSLYYFTVTSNHLHGELPPNVGITLPNLEVFAGGVNKFTGNIPVSLSNASRLRLLDFAENGLTGKLPAEYFGTLGRLVRINFDDNSLGSGKIGDLNSLTFLANCTRLEVLSFINNRFGGELPESIGNLSTKLRVFSMSGNLVHGSIPIGIGNLVNLSKLELGDNNLDGSLPEEIGKLQKLEGLLLNLNKFSGPIPSSLGNLTSLTKLFMEGNRFEGSIPPSLGSCKNLLILDLSSNSLNGTIPKEVIADSSLSISLTLSNNYLTGSLPDEVGKLVQLTELDVSGNKLSGEIPTTLGNCVSLERLHLEDNEFEGTIPHSFKDLRGLEEIDVSGNHLFGKVPEFFVHLGNLKNLNLSYNHLEGELPKEGVFSNATGVSVLGNDKLCGGIPELLLPACSSRKPQSSLGVLASEVIIPVSCGISLIIAFCCCIAGRSMAKRSRDRSVASRTYEDWKSGVSYTELVQSTDGFSTNNLIGSGSFGSVYKGLLSGEGMVVAVKVLNLQQHGASKSFIDECKALRSIRHRNLLKIITACSSIDNQGNDFKSLVFEFMENGSLDSWLHPRDDEQSQGKRLSLIQRLNIAIDVASAIEYLHHYCEPSIVHCDLKPSNVLLDEDMVAHVGDFGLASFLLEASDDPSEIQSISVGLKGSIGYIPQGMTSYDYHFLFPLLTTF; the protein is encoded by the coding sequence atgagCACAGTTCTGGAATCTGCAACACCGCCCACTTTTGGAAATGAATCCGATCTCCTGGCATTACTAGATTTCAAGAGAAGCATCACTAAAGATCCTCGCCATATCATGAGCTCATGGAACAATTCCATCCCTTTCTGCAGTTGGGCAGGCGTTACATGCAACCCTTCCAACAATCGAGTCATCATTCTGAACCTGGAGGCTCAAGAACTGGAAGGCTTCATACCACCTTCAATAGGAAATCTTACTTATCTTACTCAACTCAACCTCACAGACAACAAATTTCGTGGTGGAATTCCTCAAGAATTGGGCCGTCTACTGCGCTTGCAACAGCTCAACCTGATGGCCAATTCCTTGCGGGGGAATATTCCAACTAATATATCTCACTGTTCCCAACTAAGAGTGCTCGATCTTGGTGACAATGGACTTACTGGGCCAATTCCAGATCAACTCAGTTCATTGTTTGAGTTGACTCATCTGTGGCTTGATACAAACATTCTCACAGGAAGTGTCCCAGCATGGTTAGGAAACTTTTCTTCTTTGTATGCATTTTCTTTTGGCGAGAACAATCTCCAAGGAAGCATACCCAGTGAGCTAGGGGGTCTAACAAGTTTGAGAAGATTTGTACTTGCCGATAATAATCTTTCTGGTACAGTTCCTTCTTCAATCTACAATATTTCCTCATTATACTACTTCACTGTCACTTCCAACCACCTGCATGGAGAGTTGCCACCAAATGTTGGCATAACTCTTCCTAATCTTGAAGTTTTTGCTGGTGGCGTCAACAAATTCACAGGAAACATTCCTGTATCATTGTCAAATGCTTCTAGACTCCGGCTTCTTGATTTTGCTGAAAATGGTCTTACTGGAAAGCTCCCTGCTGAGTATTTTGGAACCTTGGGaaggttagtgagaataaacTTTGATGACAATTCACTGGGAAGTGGGAAAATCGGTGACTTGAATTCTCTCACTTTCCTGGCTAATTGTACTAGACTTGAGGTGTTGAGTTTTATCAATAATCGTTTTGGAGGAGAATTACCAGAATCCATAGGAAACCTTTCGACCAAACTGAGAGTGTTTAGTATGTCAGGAAATTTGGTACACGGAAGCATCCCTATCGGCATTGGAAATCTTGTAAACTTATCCAAGCTGGAACTAGGAGACAACAATTTGGATGGTAGTCTTCCTGAAGAAATTGGGAAGCTTCAGAAGTTAGAGGGACTGCTTTTGAATCTTAACAAATTTTCTGGGCCAATCCCATCCTCCTTGGGTAACTTGACTTCACTAACAAAGCTATTCATGGAGGGCAATAGGTTTGAGGGAAGTATACCGCCAAGTCTTGGAAGCTGCAAAAATCTACTAATACTTGACCTTTCCAGTAACAGTCTAAATGGCACGATACCTAAAGAGGTAATTGCGGATTCATCCCTTTCAATTTCATTGACACTGTCTAACAATTACTTGACTGGTTCACTCCCAGATGAAGTGGGTAAGTTGGTGCAACTTACAGAGCTAGATGTATCAGGAAACAAGTTATCAGGTGAGATTCCCACAACCCTTGGCAATTGTGTTAGCTTGGAACGCCTTCATTTGGAAGATAATGAATTTGAAGGaacaattccacattctttTAAAGATTTAAGAGGCTTGGAGGAAATAGATGTATCGGGAAATCACTTATTTGGTAAGGTTCCTGAATTTTTTGTCCATCTTGGAAATCTTAAGAATCTCAATCTTTCTTATAACCATCTCGAGGGTGAATTGCCGAAAGAAGGGGTTTTTTCAAATGCAACTGGTGTATCAGTTCTCGGAAATGATAAGCTCTGTGGTGGCATCCCAGAATTACTTCTACCTGCATGTTCCAGCAGAAAGCCTCAATCATCTCTAGGAGTACTTGCCTCAGAAGTGATAATCCCTGTAAGTTGTGGAATTTCATTAATAATTGCCTTTTGTTGCTGCATTGCTGGACGTTCAATGGCGAAAAGGTCAAGAGACAGATCCGTAGCATCACGTACTTATGAGGATTGGAAATCAGGTGTCTCTTACACAGAACTCGTTCAATCAACTGACGGGTTCTCTACAAACAATCTGATTGGTTCAGGAAGTTTCGGTTCGGTATACAAAGGATTACTCAGTGGTGAGGGAATGGTGGTTGCTGTTAAGGTATTAAACCTTCAACAACATGGAGCATCGAAGAGTTTCATTGATGAATGCAAAGCATTAAGAAGTATAAGGCACCGCAATCTTCTTAAGATCATAACTGCCTGCTCAAGCATTGATAATCAGGGAAATGACTTCAAAAGTCTAGTTTTCGAGTTCATGGAAAATGGAAGTCTAGACTCTTGGCTGCATCCCAGAGATGATGAGCAATCTCAAGGGAAGAGATTGAGCCTCATCCAAAGATTGAATATTGCCATCGATGTGGCTTCTGCAATAGAGTATCTCCACCACTATTGCGAACCATCCATTGTCCATTGTGATCTAAAGCCCAGCAATGTTCTTCTTGATGAAGATATGGTAGCTCATGTTGGTGACTTTGGTTTAGCAAGCTTCCTCTTGGAAGCATCGGATGATCCCTCCGAGATTCAAAGCATATCAGTTGGACTAAAGGGTTCCATAGGCTACATTCCTCAAGGTATGACATCTTATgattatcattttctttttccattatTAACAACTTTTTGA
- the LOC112193915 gene encoding lactosylceramide 4-alpha-galactosyltransferase yields MSPKKSSPHSTLLKMKRISQKLFHYNLFRRTAKTSIFSTISFAAIFFLLYSSDTIVSISNLPMHPVDLKSHKIVDHRQEPTLITTTNIQEEISIDEGPDEVYDPLIPPDNVTKEERQVWFRRKLPELEILRSNSLTQQFHSRVLQFLNNGCSIQFYMIWFSPAKSFGKREFFAMDSLFKAHPQGCLMLLSKSMDSGRGYRILKPLLDGGFKILAVTPDLPFLVKNTPGEIWLGEMKSGRRDPGYIPLSQNLANLIRLAVLYKYGGVYLDTDFITLKDFSGLRNAIGAQNVDLESKNWTILNNAVMIFDINHPLLLDFMGEFASTFNGNKWGHNGPYLVSRVTEKMGRTPGYNLTILPPEAFYPVEWNKIRRIFRKPQKESESRWVESMLNELNEGETYALHLWNKRSRELTIEEGSVMARLISAHCVICRT; encoded by the coding sequence ATGTCTCCAAAAAAATCCTCACCCCACTCCACTCTCttaaaaatgaaaagaatatcGCAAAAACTGTTTCATTATAACCTATTTAGACGCACTGCCAAAACTTCTATTTTCTCCACCATTTCATTTGCTGCCATATTCTTTCTCCTATATTCATCAGACACCATAGTCTCGATCTCTAACCTTCCCATGCATCCGGTTGACCTCAAAAGTCATAAAATTGTTGACCATCGCCAGGAACCAACCTTGATTACTACTACTAATATCCAAGAAGAGATCAGCATTGATGAAGGTCCAGATGAAGTTTACGACCCTCTAATCCCTCCCGATAATgtaacaaaagaagaaagacAAGTGTGGTTCAGGCGGAAGCTTCCAGAGCTGGAGATACTCCGGTCCAATAGCTTGACGCAGCAATTCCACAGTCGAGTTCTCCAGTTTCTCAACAACGGATGCAGCATTCAATTCTACATGATATGGTTTTCACCAGCGAAGTCATTCGGAAAAAGAGAATTCTTCGCCATGGACAGCCTCTTCAAAGCTCATCCTCAAGGATGTTTGATGCTATTATCGAAAAGCATGGATTCGGGACGCGGATACCGAATCCTGAAACCATTACTTGATGGAGGATTCAAAATACTCGCGGTGACTCCAGACTTGCCATTTCTAGTCAAAAACACTCCAGGTGAAATTTGGCTTGGCGAAATGAAGAGTGGGAGGAGAGACCCAGGTTACATCCCATTGTCCCAAAACCTAGCCAATCTGATCAGACTTGCCGTGCTTTACAAGTATGGAGGTGTATACTTAGACACAGACTTCATAACTCTGAAGGATTTCTCGGGGTTGAGGAATGCAATTGGAGCACAAAACGTAGATTTAGAGTCCAAAAACTGGACCATACTAAACAATGCAGTCATGATCTTCGACATAAACCATCCGCTTCTACTAGACTTCATGGGAGAATTTGCTTCAACATTTAATGGAAACAAATGGGGTCACAACGGACCTTACTTGGTCTCCAGGGTAACTGAGAAAATGGGGCGCACACCGGGTTACAACCTTACAATTTTGCCTCCCGAGGCGTTTTATCCGGTGGAATGGAATAAAATTCGGAGGATTTTCCGGAAGCCTCAGAAGGAATCGGAGTCGAGATGGGTGGAAAGCATGTTGAATGAGTTGAATGAAGGGGAGACTTATGCTCTACACCTATGGAACAAGAGAAGTAGAGAATTGACCATTGAAGAGGGAAGTGTCATGGCTAGACTAATATCGGCGCATTGTGTTATTTGCCGGACATAA